The Saccharomonospora cyanea NA-134 genome includes a region encoding these proteins:
- a CDS encoding ABC transporter ATP-binding protein, with protein MTDAPIYELAGVGVDYPLPSAREEAVTGLQDVTLTIPGSGLTVLAGPSGSGKSTLLRVLSLFQAPTRGRVVFRGTPVDPSPRRRRTLRRDSISLVFQTPVDNLVPHLSVADNLHAAAQSANRRCEPEELLERLGLGGTSRSRITALSGGQQQRLAFACTLARRTPVVLADEPTSQLDDVSADHVLDAIAVLRSEGVAVVVASHDERLIRQGSRVVRLRAGRVSAEEGER; from the coding sequence GTGACTGACGCCCCGATCTACGAACTGGCCGGTGTGGGTGTGGACTACCCGTTGCCCTCCGCGCGTGAGGAGGCCGTGACCGGACTCCAGGACGTCACGCTCACCATCCCGGGGTCGGGCCTGACCGTCCTCGCCGGACCGTCGGGGTCCGGGAAGTCCACGCTGCTTCGCGTCCTGTCGCTGTTCCAGGCCCCCACGCGCGGCCGGGTGGTCTTCCGCGGCACACCGGTCGACCCCTCGCCACGCCGCCGCAGGACACTGCGCCGCGACTCGATCAGCCTGGTGTTCCAGACCCCGGTCGACAACCTGGTGCCGCACCTGTCCGTGGCCGACAACCTCCATGCCGCCGCCCAGTCGGCGAACCGGCGATGCGAGCCGGAGGAACTGCTGGAGCGCCTGGGGCTCGGCGGGACGAGCCGATCACGGATCACGGCGCTGTCCGGCGGGCAGCAACAGCGGTTGGCGTTCGCCTGCACGCTCGCCAGGAGAACGCCGGTGGTGCTGGCCGACGAGCCGACGTCCCAGCTCGACGACGTCTCCGCGGACCATGTCCTCGACGCCATCGCCGTGCTGCGTTCCGAAGGTGTCGCCGTGGTGGTGGCCTCCCACGACGAACGACTGATCAGGCAGGGCTCCCGTGTCGTCCGGCTCCGTGCCGGGCGCGTGTCGGCGGAGGAGGGCGAACGATGA
- a CDS encoding amidohydrolase, with protein sequence MSSSNTTLLVGGRIHTPSSPDATAMAVTDGTVVWVGQDAPGRALHPDAEVVDLHGAFVAPAFVDAHVHATNTGLHLTGLDLTGVRDAAGLLAAVRKAATPGEVLLAHGWDETTWTSARLPSRAELDEAASGVPVYLSRVDVHSALVSSALLDLVPDVERAEGYSPDGPLTRAAHHATRKAAYGAITSEQRERAQRAFLKAAAAAGVVSVHECAGPDICGEDDLRALLRVAAEPGFVEVVPYWGALADTAALDLAQELGLRGLGGDLFVDGALGSHTAALTEPYADLPHTAGARYLDARAIADHVIACTEAGLQSGFHVIGDAAVAEVVEAFALAEEEVGQRALARTGHRLEHVEMITREQAAALARWNVTASMQPAFDALWGGTDGMYATRLGPDRAATLNPFAALAAEGVSLAFGSDAPVTPLDPWGSVRAAVHHRTPGSGISARAAFNAHTRGGHRAAGVNDGVTGSLVPGAPAHYTVWEADELVVATPDTRVQRWSTDPRSRVPGLPPLDPDAPLPRCVRTVRAGEVIYDGDGADRVGGEPSAAPTRA encoded by the coding sequence GTGAGTAGCAGCAACACGACGCTCCTGGTGGGCGGCCGCATCCACACCCCGAGTTCGCCCGACGCCACGGCCATGGCGGTCACCGACGGCACCGTCGTCTGGGTCGGCCAGGACGCGCCCGGGCGTGCGCTGCATCCCGACGCCGAGGTCGTCGACCTCCACGGCGCGTTCGTCGCTCCGGCGTTCGTGGACGCCCACGTGCACGCCACCAACACGGGTCTGCACCTCACCGGACTCGACCTCACCGGCGTCCGCGACGCGGCCGGACTCCTCGCGGCCGTCCGGAAGGCCGCCACTCCCGGCGAGGTGCTGCTCGCCCACGGCTGGGACGAGACGACCTGGACCAGTGCCCGGCTGCCCAGCCGCGCGGAACTCGACGAGGCCGCGAGCGGGGTGCCCGTCTACCTCAGCCGGGTCGACGTGCACTCGGCGCTGGTGTCCAGCGCGCTGCTCGACCTCGTACCCGACGTCGAGCGGGCCGAGGGCTACTCGCCCGACGGCCCGCTGACCCGCGCCGCCCACCACGCCACCCGCAAGGCGGCGTACGGGGCGATCACGTCCGAGCAGCGGGAGCGCGCCCAGCGAGCCTTCCTGAAGGCCGCCGCGGCGGCGGGCGTCGTCAGCGTCCACGAGTGCGCGGGCCCCGACATCTGCGGCGAGGACGACCTGCGCGCGCTCCTGCGCGTCGCCGCTGAACCCGGGTTCGTCGAGGTGGTGCCGTACTGGGGGGCGCTCGCCGACACCGCCGCGCTCGACCTCGCCCAGGAACTCGGGCTCCGCGGTCTCGGCGGCGACCTGTTCGTCGACGGCGCCCTCGGGTCCCACACCGCGGCACTGACCGAGCCCTACGCCGACCTGCCCCACACCGCGGGCGCCCGCTACCTCGACGCGCGGGCCATCGCCGACCATGTCATCGCCTGCACCGAGGCGGGGTTGCAGTCCGGGTTCCACGTCATCGGCGACGCCGCCGTGGCGGAGGTCGTCGAGGCGTTCGCCCTCGCCGAGGAGGAGGTGGGACAGCGAGCGCTGGCCAGGACGGGACATCGGCTCGAGCACGTCGAGATGATCACGCGGGAACAGGCCGCCGCCCTCGCGCGCTGGAACGTCACCGCCTCCATGCAGCCCGCGTTCGACGCGCTGTGGGGCGGTACGGACGGCATGTACGCCACCCGGCTGGGGCCCGACCGCGCCGCCACACTCAACCCCTTCGCCGCGCTCGCCGCCGAGGGCGTCTCCCTGGCGTTCGGCTCCGACGCTCCCGTCACCCCGCTCGATCCGTGGGGGAGTGTGCGGGCCGCCGTGCACCACCGCACCCCCGGCTCCGGGATCTCCGCCCGAGCCGCCTTCAACGCCCACACACGGGGAGGTCACCGTGCCGCCGGGGTGAACGACGGTGTGACCGGCAGCCTCGTCCCCGGCGCACCGGCCCACTACACGGTGTGGGAGGCCGACGAACTCGTCGTCGCCACGCCCGACACCCGTGTGCAGCGCTGGTCCACCGATCCGCGGTCGCGGGTGCCGGGGTTGCCGCCGCTCGATCCCGACGCCCCGCTGCCGCGGTGCGTGCGCACGGTCCGCGCCGGAGAGGTCATCTACGACGGCGACGGTGCGGACCGGGTCGGTGGTGAACCTTCGGCCGCTCCCACCAGGGCATAG
- a CDS encoding thymidine kinase, whose amino-acid sequence MTAPHDDDTDPTDALSPVPAAAWRRDMPVTGRVKFCYGPMDCGKSTLALQIDHNLARQGRQGLLLVRHDRSGAAQISSRIGITRQALEVEAGTDVRAVVRQAWERGKHVDYLIVDEAQFLSPVQVEQLTELADEACIDVYCFGIATDFRSELFPGARRLFELADELQPVQVEVLCWCGRPGRFNARVRDGVVLRTGDTVFVADTTSNAGGAVSTGEVNSDTTRSSTETATVRYQVLCRRHFRLGEVGPDASGPGQLQLA is encoded by the coding sequence GTGACCGCTCCGCATGACGACGACACCGACCCGACAGACGCCCTCTCCCCCGTGCCCGCCGCGGCATGGCGCCGGGACATGCCGGTGACCGGCAGAGTCAAGTTCTGTTACGGCCCGATGGACTGTGGCAAGTCGACGTTGGCGCTGCAGATCGACCACAACCTCGCCAGACAGGGCAGGCAGGGGCTGCTGCTGGTCCGCCACGACCGGTCGGGCGCCGCCCAGATCAGCAGCCGCATCGGCATCACGCGGCAGGCACTGGAGGTCGAGGCCGGCACCGACGTACGCGCGGTCGTGCGGCAGGCGTGGGAACGCGGCAAGCACGTCGACTACCTGATCGTCGACGAGGCGCAGTTCCTGTCGCCCGTCCAGGTGGAGCAGCTCACCGAACTCGCCGACGAGGCCTGCATCGACGTGTACTGCTTCGGCATCGCGACCGACTTCCGCAGCGAACTGTTCCCGGGCGCCCGACGGTTGTTCGAGCTGGCGGACGAGCTCCAGCCCGTACAGGTGGAGGTGCTGTGCTGGTGCGGCAGGCCCGGCCGGTTCAACGCCCGGGTCCGCGACGGCGTCGTCCTACGCACCGGCGACACGGTGTTCGTGGCCGACACGACGTCGAACGCGGGCGGTGCCGTGTCCACCGGTGAGGTGAACTCCGACACGACACGCTCGTCGACGGAGACGGCTACCGTCCGTTACCAGGTACTTTGTCGACGGCACTTCCGTCTTGGCGAGGTGGGGCCGGACGCGTCCGGTCCAGGGCAACTCCAGTTGGCTTGA
- a CDS encoding polyprenol monophosphomannose synthase: MAEGTQHRDETDPVLVIIPTYNERENLPPLVRRLHAVLPQVHVLVVDDGSPDGTGEVADKLAGDDDRVHVLHRTEKAGLGAAYIAGFRWALERDYATVVEMDADGSHAPEDLPRLLDALRDADLVIGSRYVPGGALVNWPPHRQLLSRAANLYSRIALGVPVADITAGFRAYRRRVLQRLPLDRIASQGYCFQIDLTWRSAQEGFRILEVPITFTERELGQSKMSSAIIGEAILKVAQWGLKRRGDQVRAWRDRVRR; the protein is encoded by the coding sequence ATGGCGGAGGGGACACAGCACAGGGATGAGACTGACCCGGTGCTGGTGATCATCCCGACCTACAACGAACGGGAGAACCTCCCGCCACTCGTACGCCGCCTGCACGCGGTACTGCCGCAGGTCCATGTGCTCGTGGTCGACGACGGCAGTCCCGACGGCACGGGGGAGGTCGCCGACAAGCTCGCGGGGGACGACGACCGCGTGCACGTGCTCCACCGCACGGAGAAGGCCGGTCTCGGCGCCGCCTACATCGCCGGGTTCCGCTGGGCGCTCGAACGCGACTACGCCACCGTCGTCGAGATGGACGCCGACGGCTCGCACGCCCCCGAGGACCTGCCTCGGCTCCTCGACGCTCTCCGCGACGCCGATCTCGTGATCGGCTCCCGGTACGTGCCCGGTGGGGCGCTCGTGAACTGGCCGCCCCACCGGCAGCTGTTGTCGCGAGCCGCCAACCTGTACTCGCGGATCGCGCTCGGGGTGCCCGTCGCCGACATCACGGCCGGGTTCCGCGCCTACCGCCGCCGGGTGCTCCAGCGGCTGCCGCTGGACCGGATCGCGTCACAGGGCTACTGCTTCCAGATCGACCTCACGTGGCGCAGCGCGCAGGAGGGGTTCCGCATCCTGGAGGTGCCCATCACCTTCACCGAGCGCGAGCTGGGACAGTCGAAGATGAGCAGCGCCATCATCGGCGAGGCCATCCTCAAGGTGGCGCAGTGGGGGCTGAAACGCCGTGGCGACCAGGTGCGGGCCTGGCGCGACCGCGTGCGCCGCTGA
- the lnt gene encoding apolipoprotein N-acyltransferase, which translates to MLAAGSGLLFCAGFAPRPLWWVVPLAFAGLGLVLHGRRVWGAAGYGLVFGLAFYLAHIVWIQDFLGEEFGPAPWLALSGVLAAYVALACALMPIVSRLPGAPVWQALVFLLQESARLRWPFNGFPWGRVGFSQPEGAYLSLASLGGAPLVGFAVLVTGFGLAQLVVRVRAGGVRPSRAWAAPALAVLLPPLAGLATWPSVDTAQEAGTRTVAVVQGNAPDVGIGLLGQRDTIRANHFAESADLLDGIRSGEVPRPDLVVWPETATDVRGPDPQLQTLVDEFGVPVLVGALYQPPGSDLTENAALVWEPGAGITDHYVKRELVPFAEYVPMRDIARWFTPFVDDTRDMRWGGEGAALDVAGARIGAVICYEVAYDYVARDNVLAGAELLVAPTNNAWFGRGEMSYQQLAMSRVRAVEHGRAVVVAATSGVSAVVAPDGGVTRSTSLYTATSMVADVPLRQQTTLSDRLGAWTEYALVGAALAAVVAGFVLRSHPSGTTTRADATEGEQHGGGDTAQG; encoded by the coding sequence GTGCTCGCCGCGGGGTCCGGCCTGCTGTTCTGCGCCGGGTTCGCCCCGCGCCCACTGTGGTGGGTGGTGCCCTTGGCCTTCGCCGGGCTCGGCCTCGTGCTGCACGGGCGCCGAGTGTGGGGCGCCGCGGGCTACGGGCTGGTCTTCGGGCTCGCGTTCTACCTCGCGCACATCGTCTGGATCCAGGACTTTCTGGGGGAGGAGTTCGGGCCCGCGCCGTGGCTCGCGCTCTCCGGCGTGCTCGCCGCCTACGTGGCGTTGGCGTGTGCCCTCATGCCGATCGTGTCCCGGCTGCCCGGGGCGCCGGTGTGGCAGGCACTGGTGTTCCTGCTGCAGGAGTCGGCTCGGCTGCGCTGGCCGTTCAACGGCTTCCCCTGGGGCCGGGTGGGATTCAGCCAGCCGGAGGGTGCCTACCTGTCCCTGGCTTCGCTCGGCGGCGCACCGCTGGTCGGGTTCGCTGTGCTCGTCACCGGGTTCGGGCTCGCCCAGCTCGTGGTGCGCGTCCGCGCCGGCGGTGTCCGCCCGAGCCGGGCGTGGGCCGCGCCGGCACTGGCCGTGCTTCTCCCTCCTCTGGCGGGGCTGGCCACCTGGCCCAGCGTCGACACGGCGCAGGAGGCCGGTACCCGCACCGTCGCCGTGGTGCAGGGCAACGCGCCCGATGTCGGCATCGGCCTGCTCGGGCAGCGCGACACGATCCGCGCCAACCACTTCGCCGAGAGCGCGGACCTGCTCGACGGCATCCGCTCCGGCGAGGTCCCTCGCCCGGACCTCGTCGTCTGGCCGGAGACGGCCACCGACGTCCGAGGCCCCGACCCGCAGCTCCAGACGCTGGTCGACGAGTTCGGCGTCCCCGTCCTCGTCGGTGCGCTCTACCAGCCGCCGGGCAGCGACCTGACCGAGAACGCCGCGCTCGTGTGGGAGCCCGGTGCGGGGATCACCGACCACTACGTCAAGCGGGAACTCGTGCCGTTCGCCGAGTACGTGCCGATGCGCGACATCGCCCGCTGGTTCACGCCGTTCGTCGACGACACCCGGGACATGCGATGGGGCGGCGAAGGCGCCGCCCTCGACGTCGCGGGAGCCCGGATCGGGGCGGTCATCTGTTACGAGGTCGCCTACGACTACGTCGCCAGGGACAACGTCCTGGCCGGGGCCGAACTGCTCGTCGCGCCCACCAACAACGCCTGGTTCGGGCGTGGGGAGATGAGTTACCAGCAGCTCGCGATGTCGCGGGTACGCGCGGTCGAACACGGCCGTGCCGTCGTGGTGGCGGCCACCAGCGGGGTCAGTGCCGTCGTCGCGCCGGACGGCGGTGTCACCCGCTCCACCAGCCTCTACACCGCCACGTCAATGGTGGCCGACGTGCCCCTGCGCCAGCAGACTACGCTGTCGGATCGACTCGGTGCGTGGACCGAGTACGCGCTGGTCGGGGCCGCGCTCGCCGCTGTGGTCGCCGGGTTCGTGCTCCGGTCGCACCCGAGCGGGACCACAACGCGCGCAGATGCGACAGAAGGGGAGCAGCATGGCGGAGGGGACACAGCACAGGGATGA
- a CDS encoding FtsX-like permease family protein encodes MPAWRRPPSRPAPRLPWTTAPRAALSSPLTLVAAAVTALLSCFLGMGAVLHVSASAGSTLDYQAGTVCPDSYGPVITKPRVEPGEVRTVTEAVARHAAAHGFGTPTVSLFSGLVRGVEFGGGEGYDVRLAYRDGGTEHLSQVRGGDDAGLWLGRDLADFAGLGPGSRATNADWPPVTGVYTDLYNPAPRWWCSVQDLAVQNRLVDHIATGSVVFATDRAAFDEATRRHSALERLTITFPTAAPSTLAEAQDTRRRAEALLADVREELTAQGLGDALLSVPFARSTELAERAQATVAWSILPLAALSVGVGLVGSATVALQWYHRRHAQVRLHSARGHGPLAVGLLASAELGLAVVTGGVAGAVLARVVLPLYAPPGRFGPGAELAGAAVAAGTLLVSLALLVTVVAVRAHREFGLGLTAPRRRKGRLVLVPWELLTAGVAVLGWSRLPRYGDVAATGPVPEIDPLALLYPVAVVLTVGLVTARLAWWALRASHRMRWWSRPALQWAVRRLAHGRAPVTGVLVVAVLAVGTLAVGSSIAAGQQQALAEKSGVFVGAESRTDVENAVGRGEAPLPEPVRSTSTVVGTLGVGEAGKVLVIDPATFTTAAYVDHLPREELDRLLGLLTTPSGDTVPAIRVGDASATADTSLGKLRAVGAVEVAPMLGAQSGYLVSRTVLDAQRIGQVPQWAVLSTLSVEQVGTALREAGVVHMNPADRDTALDALPFYVVEWTFSFVALLGVVLGVAAALSLLIAVEVRRRQNMLSGALAMRMGLRPRSLWASHATELGTVALVAVTVGLVCGITVAAVSVRRFDPARWLPPSSELPAPAPFVVTVVAFGAAVVAVACWIAVRSVRTARVAELLRD; translated from the coding sequence ATGCCCGCATGGCGAAGACCACCATCGCGTCCGGCGCCCCGGCTGCCGTGGACCACCGCGCCGCGAGCGGCGTTGTCGAGTCCACTCACCCTGGTGGCGGCCGCCGTCACCGCGCTGCTGTCGTGCTTCCTCGGCATGGGGGCGGTACTGCACGTCTCGGCATCGGCGGGCTCCACCCTCGACTACCAGGCCGGGACGGTCTGTCCGGACTCCTACGGTCCCGTGATCACCAAGCCGAGGGTCGAACCCGGTGAGGTGCGGACCGTCACCGAAGCCGTGGCGCGGCACGCCGCCGCCCACGGCTTCGGCACGCCCACGGTCAGCCTGTTCAGCGGTCTGGTCAGAGGGGTCGAGTTCGGCGGCGGTGAGGGCTACGACGTCCGGCTCGCCTACCGCGACGGCGGCACCGAACACCTGTCCCAGGTGCGTGGCGGCGACGACGCCGGACTGTGGCTGGGCCGTGATCTGGCGGACTTCGCGGGCCTCGGACCGGGCAGCCGGGCCACCAACGCCGACTGGCCGCCGGTCACCGGCGTCTACACCGACCTCTACAACCCCGCACCCCGCTGGTGGTGCTCGGTGCAGGACCTCGCCGTGCAGAACCGCCTGGTGGACCACATCGCGACCGGCTCGGTCGTGTTCGCCACCGACCGCGCCGCCTTCGACGAGGCCACCCGGCGGCATTCCGCTCTCGAACGACTCACGATCACCTTCCCCACCGCCGCGCCGTCCACCCTCGCCGAGGCTCAGGACACGCGACGTCGCGCCGAGGCCCTGCTCGCCGATGTCCGGGAGGAGCTGACCGCGCAGGGCCTCGGGGACGCGTTGCTGTCCGTGCCCTTCGCGCGTTCGACCGAGCTGGCCGAACGGGCACAGGCGACGGTGGCGTGGTCGATCCTGCCGCTCGCGGCGCTCAGCGTGGGCGTGGGTCTCGTCGGCTCCGCCACGGTGGCCCTCCAGTGGTATCACCGCAGGCACGCGCAGGTACGGCTGCACTCCGCCCGGGGACACGGCCCCCTGGCCGTGGGTCTGCTCGCCTCGGCGGAGCTGGGGCTCGCGGTCGTGACGGGTGGCGTGGCCGGTGCGGTGCTCGCCAGGGTGGTCCTGCCGCTCTACGCTCCGCCGGGCCGGTTCGGACCGGGGGCGGAACTCGCGGGCGCGGCGGTGGCCGCGGGCACACTGCTCGTCTCACTGGCGCTGCTGGTGACGGTGGTGGCCGTGCGTGCCCACCGCGAGTTCGGCCTCGGGCTCACCGCACCCCGGCGGCGGAAGGGCCGGCTGGTCCTCGTGCCGTGGGAGCTGCTCACGGCGGGGGTCGCCGTGCTGGGCTGGTCCCGGCTACCCCGCTACGGCGATGTCGCGGCTACCGGACCCGTACCCGAGATCGACCCGCTCGCACTGCTCTATCCCGTGGCGGTGGTCCTCACGGTCGGGCTGGTGACCGCACGCCTCGCGTGGTGGGCGTTGCGCGCCTCCCACCGAATGCGCTGGTGGTCTCGGCCCGCACTGCAGTGGGCGGTGCGCCGTCTCGCGCACGGACGGGCTCCCGTCACGGGAGTTCTGGTGGTCGCCGTGCTCGCCGTGGGCACGCTGGCCGTCGGCTCCTCCATCGCCGCGGGGCAACAACAGGCGCTCGCGGAGAAGTCGGGGGTCTTCGTGGGGGCCGAGTCGCGCACCGACGTCGAGAACGCGGTCGGCCGCGGCGAGGCTCCGCTCCCGGAACCCGTGCGTTCGACGAGCACGGTGGTGGGAACCCTGGGCGTCGGCGAGGCAGGCAAGGTCCTCGTGATCGACCCCGCGACGTTCACCACCGCCGCGTACGTCGACCACCTGCCCCGCGAGGAGTTGGACCGGTTGCTCGGCCTGCTCACCACGCCGTCCGGTGACACCGTGCCGGCGATCCGGGTCGGTGATGCCTCCGCAACCGCCGACACCTCACTGGGGAAGCTCCGCGCGGTCGGGGCCGTCGAGGTGGCCCCGATGCTGGGGGCGCAGTCGGGCTACCTGGTGTCGCGCACCGTCCTGGACGCACAACGGATCGGCCAGGTACCGCAGTGGGCCGTGCTGTCCACGCTCTCCGTCGAACAGGTCGGTACCGCGCTGAGGGAGGCGGGTGTCGTCCACATGAACCCGGCCGACCGCGACACCGCACTCGACGCCCTGCCGTTCTACGTCGTGGAGTGGACGTTCTCCTTCGTCGCGCTGCTCGGCGTGGTACTCGGTGTGGCGGCCGCCCTGTCGTTGCTGATCGCGGTGGAGGTGCGGCGGCGGCAGAACATGCTCTCCGGCGCGCTCGCGATGCGGATGGGGCTGCGGCCCCGGTCTCTGTGGGCGAGCCACGCCACCGAACTCGGCACGGTGGCTCTGGTGGCCGTGACCGTCGGTCTCGTCTGCGGCATCACGGTGGCAGCCGTGTCGGTGCGGCGGTTCGACCCCGCCCGGTGGTTGCCGCCGTCGTCCGAGCTGCCCGCGCCTGCCCCGTTCGTCGTGACGGTGGTGGCGTTCGGCGCGGCCGTGGTGGCCGTGGCCTGCTGGATCGCGGTGCGTTCGGTGCGCACCGCCCGAGTCGCGGAGTTGCTGCGTGACTGA
- a CDS encoding KamA family radical SAM protein: MTATQEPATELAEQPYTYRRVELVEPDWRRFPGWRDVTEAEWRDAQWQRVHCVRNVKQLRAVMGDLLDERFYDDLVADQQQMATMSMLLPPQMLNTMAPHAGTDPTKVTDAFYADPIRRYMMPLRSDRHPDWPSHPHSQRDSLHEAEMWVVEGLTHRYPTKVLAELLSTCPQYCGHCTRMDLVGNSTPQIDKHKLTLKPVDRQDAMIDYLKRTPGVRDVVVSGGDVANVPWHQLEAFLMRLLDIETVRDIRLATKALAGLPQHWLQPKVVEGLARVAGTARRRGVNLAIHTHVNHAQSVTPLVAEATRAALDVGVRDVRNQGVLMRGVNATPADLLDLCFALQGEANILPYYFYMCDMIPNAEHWRLAVWEAQELQHAIMGYLPGYATPRIVCDVPYVGKRWVHQIAEYDRERGISYWTKNYRTGIEYDDPEALRRRYPYYDPVSTLPDSGQQWWRENG, from the coding sequence GTGACTGCCACCCAGGAACCTGCTACCGAGCTCGCGGAACAGCCCTACACCTATCGGCGCGTCGAGTTGGTCGAACCCGACTGGCGGCGTTTTCCGGGCTGGCGCGACGTGACGGAGGCCGAGTGGCGCGACGCACAGTGGCAACGCGTCCACTGCGTACGGAACGTCAAGCAGCTTCGTGCCGTCATGGGCGATCTGCTGGACGAGCGGTTCTACGACGACCTCGTCGCCGACCAGCAGCAGATGGCGACGATGTCGATGTTGCTGCCGCCGCAGATGCTCAACACCATGGCGCCGCACGCGGGCACGGACCCGACCAAGGTCACCGACGCCTTCTACGCCGACCCGATCCGGCGCTACATGATGCCGCTGCGCAGCGACCGGCACCCGGACTGGCCGAGCCATCCACACTCGCAGCGCGACTCGCTGCACGAGGCGGAGATGTGGGTCGTGGAGGGCCTGACTCACCGCTACCCCACCAAGGTGCTGGCCGAGCTGCTGTCCACCTGCCCGCAGTACTGCGGGCACTGCACGCGCATGGACCTGGTGGGCAACTCCACGCCGCAGATCGACAAGCACAAGCTCACGCTGAAGCCGGTCGACCGGCAGGACGCCATGATCGACTACCTGAAGCGCACGCCGGGCGTGCGCGACGTGGTGGTCTCCGGCGGTGACGTGGCGAACGTGCCGTGGCACCAGCTCGAGGCGTTCCTCATGCGACTGCTCGACATCGAGACCGTGCGCGACATCCGGCTCGCCACCAAGGCACTCGCCGGTCTGCCGCAGCACTGGCTCCAGCCCAAGGTCGTCGAGGGGCTCGCCCGCGTGGCGGGTACCGCGCGCCGTCGCGGCGTCAACCTCGCGATCCACACCCACGTCAACCACGCCCAGTCGGTGACCCCGCTGGTCGCCGAGGCCACCCGCGCCGCCCTGGACGTCGGGGTGCGGGACGTGCGCAACCAGGGCGTGCTGATGCGCGGTGTGAACGCCACTCCCGCCGACCTGCTCGACCTGTGTTTCGCGTTGCAGGGCGAGGCGAACATCCTGCCGTACTACTTCTACATGTGCGACATGATCCCCAACGCCGAGCACTGGCGGCTGGCGGTGTGGGAGGCGCAGGAACTCCAGCACGCCATCATGGGCTACCTGCCCGGCTACGCCACCCCGCGCATCGTGTGTGACGTGCCGTACGTGGGCAAGCGGTGGGTGCACCAGATCGCCGAGTACGACCGCGAACGCGGCATCTCGTACTGGACGAAGAACTACCGCACCGGCATCGAGTACGACGACCCGGAGGCGCTGCGTCGTCGCTATCCCTACTACGACCCGGTGTCGACCCTGCCGGACTCCGGGCAGCAGTGGTGGCGGGAGAACGGCTGA
- a CDS encoding ABC transporter ATP-binding protein → MTVGRTEPETSPPRERVPALHAEGLRRRFPVAGEEVEVLRGADLRAEAGEIVTITGRSGSGKTTLLTVLAGFDTPDEGTVTFHGRPAHGAPWWVCAVLPQALGLAEELTCAENVALPLRLRPGPTDGIEATVAAVLDEVGVAELADRYPAELSFGQQQRVALARAVALRPSVLLVDEPTAHLDSASTNAVLTLLRRVADEGTAVVAVTHDPAVREVADRGLRLDSGVLLAG, encoded by the coding sequence ATGACCGTGGGACGTACCGAGCCGGAGACCTCACCTCCCCGGGAGCGCGTACCCGCCCTGCACGCCGAGGGGCTGCGACGCCGCTTCCCCGTGGCGGGCGAGGAGGTCGAGGTTCTGCGTGGCGCGGACCTGCGGGCCGAGGCAGGTGAGATCGTCACCATCACGGGCCGGTCGGGCTCGGGCAAGACGACACTGCTCACGGTGCTCGCCGGATTCGACACTCCCGACGAGGGCACCGTGACCTTCCACGGCCGGCCCGCTCACGGTGCTCCGTGGTGGGTGTGCGCGGTACTGCCGCAGGCTCTGGGCCTGGCCGAGGAACTCACCTGTGCCGAGAACGTCGCGCTGCCACTTCGGCTGCGACCCGGGCCGACGGACGGGATCGAGGCCACGGTGGCGGCCGTGCTCGACGAAGTGGGCGTGGCGGAACTGGCCGATCGATACCCCGCCGAGCTGTCCTTCGGTCAGCAACAGCGCGTCGCGCTCGCCCGCGCCGTGGCCCTGCGGCCGTCGGTCCTGCTGGTGGACGAACCGACGGCGCACCTGGACTCCGCGTCCACCAACGCGGTGTTGACGCTGCTGCGGCGCGTGGCCGACGAGGGCACTGCGGTGGTGGCCGTCACCCACGACCCGGCGGTACGCGAGGTCGCCGACCGTGGCTTGCGTCTCGACAGTGGAGTCCTGCTCGCGGGCTGA
- a CDS encoding RNA polymerase-binding protein RbpA, which produces MADRVLRGSRLGAVSYETDRNHDLAPRRTVRYRCPKNHEFEVPFSDDAEIPSTWECRLHGSESEIVNGGAPEPKETKPPRTHWDMLLERRSIPELEELLNERLAELKNRRGR; this is translated from the coding sequence ATGGCCGACCGTGTTCTTCGTGGAAGCCGGTTGGGTGCGGTCAGTTACGAGACCGACCGCAATCACGACCTAGCCCCCCGACGTACCGTGCGCTACAGGTGCCCGAAGAACCACGAGTTCGAGGTGCCGTTCTCCGACGACGCGGAGATTCCCTCCACCTGGGAGTGCAGACTGCACGGCAGCGAGTCGGAGATCGTCAACGGCGGAGCACCCGAACCCAAGGAGACGAAGCCGCCCCGGACGCACTGGGACATGCTGTTGGAGCGGCGGTCGATTCCGGAGCTGGAGGAGCTGCTGAACGAGCGGCTCGCCGAGCTCAAGAACCGCAGGGGCCGCTAG